One region of Sus scrofa isolate TJ Tabasco breed Duroc chromosome 3, Sscrofa11.1, whole genome shotgun sequence genomic DNA includes:
- the PKMYT1 gene encoding membrane-associated tyrosine- and threonine-specific cdc2-inhibitory kinase isoform X4: MPGVLEQAPVLDMPVPAEGTPPPLSGTPVPVPAYFRHAEPGFSLKKPGGLSRSLPPRPPAKGSIPISRLFPLRTPGWHQPQPRRVSFRGKASELLQSPGYDPNRPESFFQQSFHRLGRLGHGSYGEVFKVRSKEDGRLYAVKRSMSPFRGPKDRARKLAEVCGHEKVGQHPRCVRLEQAWEEGGILYLQTELCGPSLQQHCEAWGASLPEAQVWGYLRDALLALAHLHGQGLVHLDVKPANIFLGPRGRCKLGDFGLLVELGASGASEAQEGDPRYMAPELLQGSYGTAADVFSLGLTILEVACNMELPHGGEGWQQLRQGYLPPEFTAGLSSELRSVLVMMLEPDPKLRATAEALLALPMLRQPRPWSVLWYMAAEALSRGWALWQALLALLCWLWHGLAHPASWLQPLGPPATPPGSPPCSLLLDSSLSSNWDDDSIGWVMARAGSQPHTRGPGPSPWASVALALAGGHPGPGHWKHVHPPRWLSCPPEQGCSGPK; this comes from the exons ATGCCAGGGGTGCTAGAAC AGGCTCCTGTGCTGGACATGCCTGTGCCTGCAGAGGGCACCCCGCCGCCCCTGAGTGGCACCCCGGTCCCGGTCCCAGCCTACTTCCGGCACGCAGAACCTGGCTTCTCCCTCAAGAAGCCCGGGGGGCTCAGTCGGAGCCTCCCACCCCGGCCCCCTGCCAAGGGCAGCATCCCCATCAGCCGCCTCTTCCCTCTTCGGACCCCGGGCTGGCACCAGCCTCAGCCCCGGCGAGTGTCGTTCCGAGGCAAAGCCTCTGAGCTCCTGCAGAGCCCTGGGTACGACCCGAATCGGCCGGAGTCCTTCTTCCAGCAGAGTTTCCACAGGCTTGGCCGCCTAGGCCACGGCTCCTATGGAGAAGTCTTCAAG GTGCGCTCCAAGGAAGATGGCCGGCTCTACGCGGTGAAGCGCTCCATGTCCCCATTCCGGGGCCCCAAGGACCGGGCCCGCAAGCTGGCCGAGGTCTGCGGCCACGAGAAGGTGGGGCAGCACCCGCGCTGCGTGCGGCTGGAACAGGCCTGGGAGGAGGGCGGCATCCTGTACCTGCAGACGGAGCTGTGTGGGCCCAGCCTGCAGCAGCACTGCGAGGCCTGGGGTGCCAGCCTGCCCGAGGCCCAGGTCTGGGGCTACCTGAGGGATGCCCTGCTGGCCCTGGCCCACCTGCATGGCCAAGGCCTGGTCCACCTTGACGTCAAGCCTGCCAACATCTTCCTGGGGCCCCGGGGCCGCTGCAAGCTGGGTGACTTTGGGTTGCTGGTGGAGCTGGGTGCATCTGGAGCCAGCGAGGCCCAGGAGGGAGACCCGCGCTACATGGCCCCCGAGCTGCTGCAAGGCTCTTACGGGACAGCGGCCGACGTATTCAG TCTGGGCCTCACCATCTTGGAAGTGGCGTGCAACATGGAGCTGCCCCATGGTGGGGAGGGCTGGCAGCAGCTGCGCCAGGGCTACCTGCCCCCCGAATTCACTGCTG GCCTGTCTTCTGAGCTGCGGTCTGTCCTCGTCATGATGCTGGAACCTGACCCCAAGCTGCGGGCCACAGCCGAGGCCCTGCTGGCCCTGCCCATGCTCCGGCAGCCACGGCCTTGGAGCGTCCTGTGGTACATGGCCGCTGAAGCCCTCAGCCGAGGGTGGGCCCTGTGGCAG GCCCTGCTCGCCCTGCTCTGCTGGCTCTGGCACGGGCTGGCTCACCCCGCCAGCTGGCTGCAGCCTCTAGGTCCGCCGGCCACCCCGCCTGGCTCGCCGCCCTGCAGCCTCCTCCTGGACAGCAGCCTCTCCAGCAACTGGGATGACGACAGCATAGGGTGGGTGATGGCTCGGGCAGGCAGCCAACCCCACACCCgaggcccaggccccagcccatGGGCATCAGTG GCCCTCGCTCTCGCCGGAGGCCATCCTGGCCCGGGCCACTGGAAGCACGTCCACCCCCCACGGTGGCTCTCCTGCCCCCCGGAGCAG ggatGCTCTGGACCTAAGTGA
- the PKMYT1 gene encoding membrane-associated tyrosine- and threonine-specific cdc2-inhibitory kinase isoform X1, which produces MPGVLEQAPVLDMPVPAEGTPPPLSGTPVPVPAYFRHAEPGFSLKKPGGLSRSLPPRPPAKGSIPISRLFPLRTPGWHQPQPRRVSFRGKASELLQSPGYDPNRPESFFQQSFHRLGRLGHGSYGEVFKVRSKEDGRLYAVKRSMSPFRGPKDRARKLAEVCGHEKVGQHPRCVRLEQAWEEGGILYLQTELCGPSLQQHCEAWGASLPEAQVWGYLRDALLALAHLHGQGLVHLDVKPANIFLGPRGRCKLGDFGLLVELGASGASEAQEGDPRYMAPELLQGSYGTAADVFSLGLTILEVACNMELPHGGEGWQQLRQGYLPPEFTAGLSSELRSVLVMMLEPDPKLRATAEALLALPMLRQPRPWSVLWYMAAEALSRGWALWQALLALLCWLWHGLAHPASWLQPLGPPATPPGSPPCSLLLDSSLSSNWDDDSIGWVMARAGSQPHTRGPGPSPWASVALALAGGHPGPGHWKHVHPPRWLSCPPEQVRAEVSRAGSWGEGGGALGSQESLRSFLPPPPTQGCSGPK; this is translated from the exons ATGCCAGGGGTGCTAGAAC AGGCTCCTGTGCTGGACATGCCTGTGCCTGCAGAGGGCACCCCGCCGCCCCTGAGTGGCACCCCGGTCCCGGTCCCAGCCTACTTCCGGCACGCAGAACCTGGCTTCTCCCTCAAGAAGCCCGGGGGGCTCAGTCGGAGCCTCCCACCCCGGCCCCCTGCCAAGGGCAGCATCCCCATCAGCCGCCTCTTCCCTCTTCGGACCCCGGGCTGGCACCAGCCTCAGCCCCGGCGAGTGTCGTTCCGAGGCAAAGCCTCTGAGCTCCTGCAGAGCCCTGGGTACGACCCGAATCGGCCGGAGTCCTTCTTCCAGCAGAGTTTCCACAGGCTTGGCCGCCTAGGCCACGGCTCCTATGGAGAAGTCTTCAAG GTGCGCTCCAAGGAAGATGGCCGGCTCTACGCGGTGAAGCGCTCCATGTCCCCATTCCGGGGCCCCAAGGACCGGGCCCGCAAGCTGGCCGAGGTCTGCGGCCACGAGAAGGTGGGGCAGCACCCGCGCTGCGTGCGGCTGGAACAGGCCTGGGAGGAGGGCGGCATCCTGTACCTGCAGACGGAGCTGTGTGGGCCCAGCCTGCAGCAGCACTGCGAGGCCTGGGGTGCCAGCCTGCCCGAGGCCCAGGTCTGGGGCTACCTGAGGGATGCCCTGCTGGCCCTGGCCCACCTGCATGGCCAAGGCCTGGTCCACCTTGACGTCAAGCCTGCCAACATCTTCCTGGGGCCCCGGGGCCGCTGCAAGCTGGGTGACTTTGGGTTGCTGGTGGAGCTGGGTGCATCTGGAGCCAGCGAGGCCCAGGAGGGAGACCCGCGCTACATGGCCCCCGAGCTGCTGCAAGGCTCTTACGGGACAGCGGCCGACGTATTCAG TCTGGGCCTCACCATCTTGGAAGTGGCGTGCAACATGGAGCTGCCCCATGGTGGGGAGGGCTGGCAGCAGCTGCGCCAGGGCTACCTGCCCCCCGAATTCACTGCTG GCCTGTCTTCTGAGCTGCGGTCTGTCCTCGTCATGATGCTGGAACCTGACCCCAAGCTGCGGGCCACAGCCGAGGCCCTGCTGGCCCTGCCCATGCTCCGGCAGCCACGGCCTTGGAGCGTCCTGTGGTACATGGCCGCTGAAGCCCTCAGCCGAGGGTGGGCCCTGTGGCAG GCCCTGCTCGCCCTGCTCTGCTGGCTCTGGCACGGGCTGGCTCACCCCGCCAGCTGGCTGCAGCCTCTAGGTCCGCCGGCCACCCCGCCTGGCTCGCCGCCCTGCAGCCTCCTCCTGGACAGCAGCCTCTCCAGCAACTGGGATGACGACAGCATAGGGTGGGTGATGGCTCGGGCAGGCAGCCAACCCCACACCCgaggcccaggccccagcccatGGGCATCAGTG GCCCTCGCTCTCGCCGGAGGCCATCCTGGCCCGGGCCACTGGAAGCACGTCCACCCCCCACGGTGGCTCTCCTGCCCCCCGGAGCAGGTACGTGCTGAGGTGAGCAGGGCGGGGTCCTGGGGAGAGGGCGGGGGCGCTCTCGGATCCCAAGAGTCACTTCgctcttttcttccccccccccccacccagggatGCTCTGGACCTAAGTGA
- the PKMYT1 gene encoding membrane-associated tyrosine- and threonine-specific cdc2-inhibitory kinase isoform X3 — MPGVLEQAPVLDMPVPAEGTPPPLSGTPVPVPAYFRHAEPGFSLKKPGGLSRSLPPRPPAKGSIPISRLFPLRTPGWHQPQPRRVSFRGKASELLQSPGYDPNRPESFFQQSFHRLGRLGHGSYGEVFKVRSKEDGRLYAVKRSMSPFRGPKDRARKLAEVCGHEKVGQHPRCVRLEQAWEEGGILYLQTELCGPSLQQHCEAWGASLPEAQVWGYLRDALLALAHLHGQGLVHLDVKPANIFLGPRGRCKLGDFGLLVELGASGASEAQEGDPRYMAPELLQGSYGTAADVFSLGLTILEVACNMELPHGGEGWQQLRQGYLPPEFTAGLSSELRSVLVMMLEPDPKLRATAEALLALPMLRQPRPWSVLWYMAAEALSRGWALWQALLALLCWLWHGLAHPASWLQPLGPPATPPGSPPCSLLLDSSLSSNWDDDSIGPSLSPEAILARATGSTSTPHGGSPAPRSRDALDLSDIDSEPPRGTFPAFEPRNLLSLFEDSLGPS, encoded by the exons ATGCCAGGGGTGCTAGAAC AGGCTCCTGTGCTGGACATGCCTGTGCCTGCAGAGGGCACCCCGCCGCCCCTGAGTGGCACCCCGGTCCCGGTCCCAGCCTACTTCCGGCACGCAGAACCTGGCTTCTCCCTCAAGAAGCCCGGGGGGCTCAGTCGGAGCCTCCCACCCCGGCCCCCTGCCAAGGGCAGCATCCCCATCAGCCGCCTCTTCCCTCTTCGGACCCCGGGCTGGCACCAGCCTCAGCCCCGGCGAGTGTCGTTCCGAGGCAAAGCCTCTGAGCTCCTGCAGAGCCCTGGGTACGACCCGAATCGGCCGGAGTCCTTCTTCCAGCAGAGTTTCCACAGGCTTGGCCGCCTAGGCCACGGCTCCTATGGAGAAGTCTTCAAG GTGCGCTCCAAGGAAGATGGCCGGCTCTACGCGGTGAAGCGCTCCATGTCCCCATTCCGGGGCCCCAAGGACCGGGCCCGCAAGCTGGCCGAGGTCTGCGGCCACGAGAAGGTGGGGCAGCACCCGCGCTGCGTGCGGCTGGAACAGGCCTGGGAGGAGGGCGGCATCCTGTACCTGCAGACGGAGCTGTGTGGGCCCAGCCTGCAGCAGCACTGCGAGGCCTGGGGTGCCAGCCTGCCCGAGGCCCAGGTCTGGGGCTACCTGAGGGATGCCCTGCTGGCCCTGGCCCACCTGCATGGCCAAGGCCTGGTCCACCTTGACGTCAAGCCTGCCAACATCTTCCTGGGGCCCCGGGGCCGCTGCAAGCTGGGTGACTTTGGGTTGCTGGTGGAGCTGGGTGCATCTGGAGCCAGCGAGGCCCAGGAGGGAGACCCGCGCTACATGGCCCCCGAGCTGCTGCAAGGCTCTTACGGGACAGCGGCCGACGTATTCAG TCTGGGCCTCACCATCTTGGAAGTGGCGTGCAACATGGAGCTGCCCCATGGTGGGGAGGGCTGGCAGCAGCTGCGCCAGGGCTACCTGCCCCCCGAATTCACTGCTG GCCTGTCTTCTGAGCTGCGGTCTGTCCTCGTCATGATGCTGGAACCTGACCCCAAGCTGCGGGCCACAGCCGAGGCCCTGCTGGCCCTGCCCATGCTCCGGCAGCCACGGCCTTGGAGCGTCCTGTGGTACATGGCCGCTGAAGCCCTCAGCCGAGGGTGGGCCCTGTGGCAG GCCCTGCTCGCCCTGCTCTGCTGGCTCTGGCACGGGCTGGCTCACCCCGCCAGCTGGCTGCAGCCTCTAGGTCCGCCGGCCACCCCGCCTGGCTCGCCGCCCTGCAGCCTCCTCCTGGACAGCAGCCTCTCCAGCAACTGGGATGACGACAGCATAGG GCCCTCGCTCTCGCCGGAGGCCATCCTGGCCCGGGCCACTGGAAGCACGTCCACCCCCCACGGTGGCTCTCCTGCCCCCCGGAGCAG ggatGCTCTGGACCTAAGTGACATTGACTCAGAGCCACCTCGGGGCACCTTCCCCGCCTTTGAGCCTCGGAACCTCCTCAGCCTGTTTGAGGACTCACTGGGCCCCAGCTGA
- the PKMYT1 gene encoding membrane-associated tyrosine- and threonine-specific cdc2-inhibitory kinase (The RefSeq protein has 3 substitutions compared to this genomic sequence), with translation MPGVLEQAPVLDMPVPAEGTPPPLSGTPVPVPAYFRHAEPGFSLKKPGGLSRSLPPRPPAKGSIPISRLFPLRTPGWHQPQPRRVSFRGKASELLQSPGYDPNRPESFFQQSFHRLGRLGHGSYGEVFKVRSKEDGRLYAVKRSMSPFRGPKDRARKLAEVCGHEKVGQHPRCVRLEQAWEEGGILYLQTELCGPSLQQHCEAWGASLPEAQVWGYLRDALLALAHLHGQGLVHLDVKPANIFLGPGARCKLGDFGLLVELGASGASEAQEGDPRYMAPELLQGSYGTAADVFSLGLTILEVACNMELPHGGEGWQQLRQGYLPPELTAGLSSELRSVLVMMLEPDPKLRATAEALLALPMLRQPRPWSVLWYMAAEALSRGWALWQALLALLCWLWHGLAHPASWLQPLGPPATPPGSPPCSLLLDSSLSSNWDDDSIGPSLSPEAILARATGSTSTPHGGSPAPRSRDALDLSDIDSEPPRGTFPAFEPRNLLSLFEDSLGPS, from the exons ATGCCAGGGGTGCTAGAAC AGGCTCCTGTGCTGGACATGCCTGTGCCTGCAGAGGGCACCCCGCCGCCCCTGAGTGGCACCCCGGTCCCGGTCCCAGCCTACTTCCGGCACGCAGAACCTGGCTTCTCCCTCAAGAAGCCCGGGGGGCTCAGTCGGAGCCTCCCACCCCGGCCCCCTGCCAAGGGCAGCATCCCCATCAGCCGCCTCTTCCCTCTTCGGACCCCGGGCTGGCACCAGCCTCAGCCCCGGCGAGTGTCGTTCCGAGGCAAAGCCTCTGAGCTCCTGCAGAGCCCTGGGTACGACCCGAATCGGCCGGAGTCCTTCTTCCAGCAGAGTTTCCACAGGCTTGGCCGCCTAGGCCACGGCTCCTATGGAGAAGTCTTCAAG GTGCGCTCCAAGGAAGATGGCCGGCTCTACGCGGTGAAGCGCTCCATGTCCCCATTCCGGGGCCCCAAGGACCGGGCCCGCAAGCTGGCCGAGGTCTGCGGCCACGAGAAGGTGGGGCAGCACCCGCGCTGCGTGCGGCTGGAACAGGCCTGGGAGGAGGGCGGCATCCTGTACCTGCAGACGGAGCTGTGTGGGCCCAGCCTGCAGCAGCACTGCGAGGCCTGGGGTGCCAGCCTGCCCGAGGCCCAGGTCTGGGGCTACCTGAGGGATGCCCTGCTGGCCCTGGCCCACCTGCATGGCCAAGGCCTGGTCCACCTTGACGTCAAGCCTGCCAACATCTTCCTGGGGCCCCGGGGCCGCTGCAAGCTGGGTGACTTTGGGTTGCTGGTGGAGCTGGGTGCATCTGGAGCCAGCGAGGCCCAGGAGGGAGACCCGCGCTACATGGCCCCCGAGCTGCTGCAAGGCTCTTACGGGACAGCGGCCGACGTATTCAG TCTGGGCCTCACCATCTTGGAAGTGGCGTGCAACATGGAGCTGCCCCATGGTGGGGAGGGCTGGCAGCAGCTGCGCCAGGGCTACCTGCCCCCCGAATTCACTGCTG GCCTGTCTTCTGAGCTGCGGTCTGTCCTCGTCATGATGCTGGAACCTGACCCCAAGCTGCGGGCCACAGCCGAGGCCCTGCTGGCCCTGCCCATGCTCCGGCAGCCACGGCCTTGGAGCGTCCTGTGGTACATGGCCGCTGAAGCCCTCAGCCGAGGGTGGGCCCTGTGGCAG GCCCTGCTCGCCCTGCTCTGCTGGCTCTGGCACGGGCTGGCTCACCCCGCCAGCTGGCTGCAGCCTCTAGGTCCGCCGGCCACCCCGCCTGGCTCGCCGCCCTGCAGCCTCCTCCTGGACAGCAGCCTCTCCAGCAACTGGGATGACGACAGCATAGG GCCCTCGCTCTCGCCGGAGGCCATCCTGGCCCGGGCCACTGGAAGCACGTCCACCCCCCACGGTGGCTCTCCTGCCCCCCGGAGCAG ggatGCTCTGGACCTAAGTGACATTGACTCAGAGCCACCTCGGGGCACCTTCCCCGCCTTTGAGCCTCGGAACCTCCTCAGCCTGTTTGAGGACTCACTGGGCCCCAGCTGA
- the PKMYT1 gene encoding membrane-associated tyrosine- and threonine-specific cdc2-inhibitory kinase isoform X5 translates to MPVPAEGTPPPLSGTPVPVPAYFRHAEPGFSLKKPGGLSRSLPPRPPAKGSIPISRLFPLRTPGWHQPQPRRVSFRGKASELLQSPGYDPNRPESFFQQSFHRLGRLGHGSYGEVFKVRSKEDGRLYAVKRSMSPFRGPKDRARKLAEVCGHEKVGQHPRCVRLEQAWEEGGILYLQTELCGPSLQQHCEAWGASLPEAQVWGYLRDALLALAHLHGQGLVHLDVKPANIFLGPRGRCKLGDFGLLVELGASGASEAQEGDPRYMAPELLQGSYGTAADVFSLGLTILEVACNMELPHGGEGWQQLRQGYLPPEFTAGLSSELRSVLVMMLEPDPKLRATAEALLALPMLRQPRPWSVLWYMAAEALSRGWALWQALLALLCWLWHGLAHPASWLQPLGPPATPPGSPPCSLLLDSSLSSNWDDDSIGPSLSPEAILARATGSTSTPHGGSPAPRSRDALDLSDIDSEPPRGTFPAFEPRNLLSLFEDSLGPS, encoded by the exons ATGCCTGTGCCTGCAGAGGGCACCCCGCCGCCCCTGAGTGGCACCCCGGTCCCGGTCCCAGCCTACTTCCGGCACGCAGAACCTGGCTTCTCCCTCAAGAAGCCCGGGGGGCTCAGTCGGAGCCTCCCACCCCGGCCCCCTGCCAAGGGCAGCATCCCCATCAGCCGCCTCTTCCCTCTTCGGACCCCGGGCTGGCACCAGCCTCAGCCCCGGCGAGTGTCGTTCCGAGGCAAAGCCTCTGAGCTCCTGCAGAGCCCTGGGTACGACCCGAATCGGCCGGAGTCCTTCTTCCAGCAGAGTTTCCACAGGCTTGGCCGCCTAGGCCACGGCTCCTATGGAGAAGTCTTCAAG GTGCGCTCCAAGGAAGATGGCCGGCTCTACGCGGTGAAGCGCTCCATGTCCCCATTCCGGGGCCCCAAGGACCGGGCCCGCAAGCTGGCCGAGGTCTGCGGCCACGAGAAGGTGGGGCAGCACCCGCGCTGCGTGCGGCTGGAACAGGCCTGGGAGGAGGGCGGCATCCTGTACCTGCAGACGGAGCTGTGTGGGCCCAGCCTGCAGCAGCACTGCGAGGCCTGGGGTGCCAGCCTGCCCGAGGCCCAGGTCTGGGGCTACCTGAGGGATGCCCTGCTGGCCCTGGCCCACCTGCATGGCCAAGGCCTGGTCCACCTTGACGTCAAGCCTGCCAACATCTTCCTGGGGCCCCGGGGCCGCTGCAAGCTGGGTGACTTTGGGTTGCTGGTGGAGCTGGGTGCATCTGGAGCCAGCGAGGCCCAGGAGGGAGACCCGCGCTACATGGCCCCCGAGCTGCTGCAAGGCTCTTACGGGACAGCGGCCGACGTATTCAG TCTGGGCCTCACCATCTTGGAAGTGGCGTGCAACATGGAGCTGCCCCATGGTGGGGAGGGCTGGCAGCAGCTGCGCCAGGGCTACCTGCCCCCCGAATTCACTGCTG GCCTGTCTTCTGAGCTGCGGTCTGTCCTCGTCATGATGCTGGAACCTGACCCCAAGCTGCGGGCCACAGCCGAGGCCCTGCTGGCCCTGCCCATGCTCCGGCAGCCACGGCCTTGGAGCGTCCTGTGGTACATGGCCGCTGAAGCCCTCAGCCGAGGGTGGGCCCTGTGGCAG GCCCTGCTCGCCCTGCTCTGCTGGCTCTGGCACGGGCTGGCTCACCCCGCCAGCTGGCTGCAGCCTCTAGGTCCGCCGGCCACCCCGCCTGGCTCGCCGCCCTGCAGCCTCCTCCTGGACAGCAGCCTCTCCAGCAACTGGGATGACGACAGCATAGG GCCCTCGCTCTCGCCGGAGGCCATCCTGGCCCGGGCCACTGGAAGCACGTCCACCCCCCACGGTGGCTCTCCTGCCCCCCGGAGCAG ggatGCTCTGGACCTAAGTGACATTGACTCAGAGCCACCTCGGGGCACCTTCCCCGCCTTTGAGCCTCGGAACCTCCTCAGCCTGTTTGAGGACTCACTGGGCCCCAGCTGA
- the PKMYT1 gene encoding membrane-associated tyrosine- and threonine-specific cdc2-inhibitory kinase isoform X2 — translation MPVPAEGTPPPLSGTPVPVPAYFRHAEPGFSLKKPGGLSRSLPPRPPAKGSIPISRLFPLRTPGWHQPQPRRVSFRGKASELLQSPGYDPNRPESFFQQSFHRLGRLGHGSYGEVFKVRSKEDGRLYAVKRSMSPFRGPKDRARKLAEVCGHEKVGQHPRCVRLEQAWEEGGILYLQTELCGPSLQQHCEAWGASLPEAQVWGYLRDALLALAHLHGQGLVHLDVKPANIFLGPRGRCKLGDFGLLVELGASGASEAQEGDPRYMAPELLQGSYGTAADVFSLGLTILEVACNMELPHGGEGWQQLRQGYLPPEFTAGLSSELRSVLVMMLEPDPKLRATAEALLALPMLRQPRPWSVLWYMAAEALSRGWALWQALLALLCWLWHGLAHPASWLQPLGPPATPPGSPPCSLLLDSSLSSNWDDDSIGWVMARAGSQPHTRGPGPSPWASVALALAGGHPGPGHWKHVHPPRWLSCPPEQVRAEVSRAGSWGEGGGALGSQESLRSFLPPPPTQGCSGPK, via the exons ATGCCTGTGCCTGCAGAGGGCACCCCGCCGCCCCTGAGTGGCACCCCGGTCCCGGTCCCAGCCTACTTCCGGCACGCAGAACCTGGCTTCTCCCTCAAGAAGCCCGGGGGGCTCAGTCGGAGCCTCCCACCCCGGCCCCCTGCCAAGGGCAGCATCCCCATCAGCCGCCTCTTCCCTCTTCGGACCCCGGGCTGGCACCAGCCTCAGCCCCGGCGAGTGTCGTTCCGAGGCAAAGCCTCTGAGCTCCTGCAGAGCCCTGGGTACGACCCGAATCGGCCGGAGTCCTTCTTCCAGCAGAGTTTCCACAGGCTTGGCCGCCTAGGCCACGGCTCCTATGGAGAAGTCTTCAAG GTGCGCTCCAAGGAAGATGGCCGGCTCTACGCGGTGAAGCGCTCCATGTCCCCATTCCGGGGCCCCAAGGACCGGGCCCGCAAGCTGGCCGAGGTCTGCGGCCACGAGAAGGTGGGGCAGCACCCGCGCTGCGTGCGGCTGGAACAGGCCTGGGAGGAGGGCGGCATCCTGTACCTGCAGACGGAGCTGTGTGGGCCCAGCCTGCAGCAGCACTGCGAGGCCTGGGGTGCCAGCCTGCCCGAGGCCCAGGTCTGGGGCTACCTGAGGGATGCCCTGCTGGCCCTGGCCCACCTGCATGGCCAAGGCCTGGTCCACCTTGACGTCAAGCCTGCCAACATCTTCCTGGGGCCCCGGGGCCGCTGCAAGCTGGGTGACTTTGGGTTGCTGGTGGAGCTGGGTGCATCTGGAGCCAGCGAGGCCCAGGAGGGAGACCCGCGCTACATGGCCCCCGAGCTGCTGCAAGGCTCTTACGGGACAGCGGCCGACGTATTCAG TCTGGGCCTCACCATCTTGGAAGTGGCGTGCAACATGGAGCTGCCCCATGGTGGGGAGGGCTGGCAGCAGCTGCGCCAGGGCTACCTGCCCCCCGAATTCACTGCTG GCCTGTCTTCTGAGCTGCGGTCTGTCCTCGTCATGATGCTGGAACCTGACCCCAAGCTGCGGGCCACAGCCGAGGCCCTGCTGGCCCTGCCCATGCTCCGGCAGCCACGGCCTTGGAGCGTCCTGTGGTACATGGCCGCTGAAGCCCTCAGCCGAGGGTGGGCCCTGTGGCAG GCCCTGCTCGCCCTGCTCTGCTGGCTCTGGCACGGGCTGGCTCACCCCGCCAGCTGGCTGCAGCCTCTAGGTCCGCCGGCCACCCCGCCTGGCTCGCCGCCCTGCAGCCTCCTCCTGGACAGCAGCCTCTCCAGCAACTGGGATGACGACAGCATAGGGTGGGTGATGGCTCGGGCAGGCAGCCAACCCCACACCCgaggcccaggccccagcccatGGGCATCAGTG GCCCTCGCTCTCGCCGGAGGCCATCCTGGCCCGGGCCACTGGAAGCACGTCCACCCCCCACGGTGGCTCTCCTGCCCCCCGGAGCAGGTACGTGCTGAGGTGAGCAGGGCGGGGTCCTGGGGAGAGGGCGGGGGCGCTCTCGGATCCCAAGAGTCACTTCgctcttttcttccccccccccccacccagggatGCTCTGGACCTAAGTGA